The following proteins are encoded in a genomic region of Oncorhynchus masou masou isolate Uvic2021 chromosome 32, UVic_Omas_1.1, whole genome shotgun sequence:
- the LOC135527287 gene encoding uncharacterized protein LOC135527287, translated as PPLPLSPPPPLPTPLLPPPLLPPPLLPPPLPPPPLLPPPLPPPLPPAPPPPPPPLPLPPPLPPPLLPPPLLPPPLLPPPLPPSPPLPLPTPPPLPLPPPPSLPPPLLPPPLLPPLPPPLLPTPLPPSLLPSPLPPPPPPPPSLLPPPLPPPLLPPPLLPPPLPLPPPLLPPPLPLLPPPPPLPPPLLPPPPPLLPPPPPLPPPLLPPPLSPPLPPPLLPPPLPPPLLPPPLLPPPLPLPPLLPPPRQPPPLPLPPPLLPPPPLPPP; from the coding sequence cctccactaccactatcacctccacctccactaccaactccactactaccacctccactactaccacctccactactaccacctccactaccaccacctccactactaccacctccactaccaccaccactaccacctgcaccacctccaccaccacctccactaccactaccacctccactaccacctccactactaccacctccactactaccaccaccactactaccacctccactaccaccttcacctccactaccactgccaactccacctccactaccactaccaccaccaccttcactaccacctccactactaccacctccactactaccaccactaccacctccactactaccaacTCCACTACCACCTTCCCTCCTACCATctccactaccacctccaccacctccaccaccttcactactaccacctccactaccacctccactactaccgcctccactactaccacctccactaccactaccacctccactactaccacctccactaccactactaccacctccacctccactaccacctccactactaccgcctccacctccactactaccacctccacctccactaccacctccactactaccaccaccactatcacctccactaccacctccactactaccacctccactaccacctccactactaccacctccactactaccacctccactaccactacctccactactaccacctccacgacaaccacctccactaccactaccacctccactactaccaccacctccactaccacctcca